Proteins from a genomic interval of Desulfobacteraceae bacterium:
- a CDS encoding P-loop NTPase, with translation MPRDASSAPPLRFQADRPLGKLAKWLRLLGFDTVWPGDPPPAASDETPVRILLTRSRRGRPPPGVRVLFVAANDPCRQLQQLVADLGIRWSDTRPFSRCIRCNLPIVAIGREAVRDKVPDYVWATHENFNTCSGCGRIYWPGSHTRRSLERMRKLFDPVAEGFLKGDLPMANDETAASGCSTGSCASGGGQSMAAKIQEQIIESSLAKIKHKLLVMSGKGGVGKSSIAANAAVALSRKGLRVGLMDVDLHGPSIAGIMGLKGLLEVGEDHFAIPKAFSDNLKVVSMQSLLQNGDDPVIWRGPAKTGVIRQFIGDVRWGELDFLVIDSPPGTGDEPLSVAQTVPGAKALIVTTPQDVALSDVRKSINFCKAVNLEVLGLVENMGPFACPCCGKTIEVFKSGGGRRTATEMDVLFLGTLPFEPGVVKASDEGKPLLGEAAETPFTRELNAVVEKIVELLH, from the coding sequence ATGCCACGCGATGCTTCCTCTGCGCCGCCGCTGCGCTTCCAGGCCGATCGTCCGCTGGGCAAGTTGGCCAAGTGGCTGCGCCTGCTGGGATTCGACACCGTCTGGCCGGGGGATCCGCCACCGGCCGCAAGCGATGAAACGCCTGTCCGTATTCTGCTGACCCGCTCCCGCAGGGGCCGGCCGCCGCCCGGTGTGCGGGTGCTCTTTGTGGCGGCTAACGACCCTTGCCGGCAGCTGCAGCAGCTGGTGGCCGACCTGGGCATCCGGTGGTCCGACACCCGGCCGTTTTCGCGCTGCATCCGCTGCAACCTGCCGATTGTGGCCATCGGGCGTGAAGCGGTGCGGGACAAGGTGCCGGATTACGTTTGGGCCACCCACGAAAATTTCAACACCTGCAGCGGTTGCGGGCGAATTTACTGGCCGGGCTCCCATACCCGGCGAAGCCTCGAGCGGATGAGAAAGCTTTTTGATCCCGTCGCCGAAGGTTTTTTGAAAGGAGATCTCCCCATGGCGAATGACGAAACCGCAGCTTCCGGGTGTTCAACGGGAAGCTGCGCTTCAGGCGGCGGCCAGAGCATGGCCGCCAAGATTCAGGAACAGATCATCGAAAGCTCGCTGGCCAAGATCAAGCACAAGCTGCTGGTCATGAGCGGCAAGGGCGGGGTCGGCAAGAGCAGCATCGCCGCCAACGCGGCCGTGGCGCTTTCCCGCAAAGGCCTTCGGGTGGGATTGATGGACGTTGACCTGCACGGCCCCAGCATTGCCGGCATCATGGGGCTCAAGGGCCTGTTGGAAGTGGGGGAGGACCATTTTGCCATTCCCAAGGCCTTCAGCGACAACCTCAAGGTGGTCTCGATGCAGTCGCTGCTGCAAAACGGCGACGACCCCGTAATTTGGCGCGGACCGGCCAAGACCGGGGTGATCCGGCAGTTTATCGGCGATGTGCGCTGGGGGGAGCTGGACTTTCTGGTGATCGACTCCCCGCCGGGCACCGGCGATGAGCCCCTCAGCGTGGCCCAAACGGTGCCCGGCGCCAAGGCCCTGATCGTTACGACCCCCCAGGACGTAGCGCTTTCGGACGTCCGCAAATCGATCAACTTCTGCAAAGCGGTCAACCTCGAGGTGTTGGGCCTGGTGGAAAACATGGGGCCCTTTGCCTGCCCCTGCTGCGGCAAAACCATCGAGGTCTTCAAAAGCGGCGGCGGCCGGCGCACGGCGACCGAAATGGACGTCTTGTTCCTGGGAACGCTACCCTTTGAGCCCGGGGTGGTCAAGGCCAGCGATGAAGGCAAACCCCTGCTGGGCGAAGCCGCCGAAACCCCCTTTACCCGGGAGTTGAACGCGGTTGTGGAAAAAATCGTCGAATTGCTCCACTAA
- a CDS encoding tetratricopeptide repeat protein: MIKARLIIVTTVGVVILFLSACAAFSPSAPLRTQADDPGVERPANQYFFYLEALAQVRRGRPDQAIALLNRALEMDPGSLVLKRELTGLYLRKKDYGNALGVVEAILAQQPEEVEFLVILGKIREQLEEVQPAIEAYEQVLVRDPGRQDIYLALGGLYMGQNDLKNAERVYSQLIREVPEAYAGHFFLGQIYARQGLVAQAEKAFRKTLEMEPDLEEPRFELIEIYRGQGRRDKVLKTYREILARNPGNVRASLELAEFYRESGQPAAANSLLAELGRRSLEDNEVIRQLVTHYFDSENYQSAATVVEAMLPAAPQSPDLHYLAGVARDGLGDKEAAREHFLKVPPDSRFYQNAAVHVAFYYQEADQLDRAIAHLQEAIVNAPENADFRLYLGSFYEDLEEYAKAESVLKEGLTLAPRDARLHFRLGVVYDKWNRKEDSIASMRTVLALEPENAGALNYLGYTFADLGRNLDEAERLVQAAMKHKPDDGYITDSLGWVYYKQGQYDKAVHYLLEAARLVPDDPVILEHLGDAYRKLDDRPNALKYYRRALEKKDKDSDTADLEQKIRSLGGDPAP; this comes from the coding sequence GTGATAAAAGCCCGTCTGATCATCGTGACCACCGTTGGTGTGGTCATTCTGTTTTTGAGCGCTTGTGCGGCCTTCTCTCCGTCTGCCCCCCTGCGGACCCAGGCCGATGACCCCGGCGTCGAGCGGCCCGCCAACCAGTATTTCTTCTATCTGGAAGCCCTCGCCCAGGTGAGGCGCGGCCGTCCGGACCAAGCCATTGCGCTGCTCAACCGCGCCCTGGAAATGGACCCCGGCAGCCTCGTGCTGAAACGGGAGCTGACGGGTCTCTATCTGCGCAAAAAGGATTACGGCAACGCCCTCGGGGTGGTGGAGGCGATCCTCGCCCAGCAGCCGGAGGAAGTCGAATTTCTCGTCATTCTGGGAAAAATCCGGGAGCAACTGGAAGAGGTCCAGCCGGCCATTGAGGCCTATGAACAGGTATTGGTGCGCGATCCCGGGCGGCAGGATATCTATCTCGCCCTGGGGGGCCTCTACATGGGGCAGAACGATCTCAAAAACGCCGAGCGGGTTTACTCCCAGCTCATCCGGGAGGTCCCCGAGGCCTATGCCGGCCATTTCTTCCTGGGGCAAATCTACGCCCGTCAGGGCCTTGTCGCGCAGGCCGAAAAAGCGTTTCGCAAGACCCTCGAGATGGAACCGGACCTGGAGGAGCCGCGCTTTGAACTGATCGAAATCTACCGCGGCCAGGGGCGCCGGGACAAGGTGCTGAAAACCTATCGCGAGATCCTGGCGCGCAACCCCGGCAACGTGCGCGCATCCCTGGAGCTGGCCGAATTTTACCGGGAAAGCGGCCAGCCCGCCGCCGCCAACAGCCTCCTGGCCGAACTGGGCAGGCGCAGCCTGGAGGATAACGAGGTCATCCGCCAGCTGGTAACGCACTACTTTGATAGCGAAAATTACCAGAGCGCCGCCACCGTGGTGGAAGCCATGCTCCCCGCGGCCCCCCAGAGCCCCGATTTGCATTACCTTGCCGGTGTGGCGCGCGACGGGTTGGGCGATAAGGAGGCCGCCCGGGAGCATTTTCTGAAGGTCCCACCCGACTCCCGCTTCTACCAGAACGCGGCGGTGCACGTGGCCTTCTACTACCAGGAGGCCGACCAGCTGGACCGGGCGATCGCCCACCTCCAGGAGGCGATCGTCAACGCCCCGGAAAATGCCGATTTCCGGCTCTACCTCGGGTCGTTTTACGAGGATCTAGAGGAGTACGCCAAGGCCGAGAGCGTGCTAAAGGAGGGGCTCACGCTGGCCCCGCGCGACGCCCGCCTCCATTTCCGCCTGGGGGTGGTTTACGACAAGTGGAACCGCAAGGAGGACTCGATTGCCAGCATGCGCACCGTGCTGGCGCTGGAACCGGAGAATGCCGGCGCGCTCAACTATTTGGGTTACACTTTCGCCGATCTCGGCCGAAACCTGGACGAGGCCGAGCGCCTCGTCCAGGCGGCCATGAAACACAAGCCCGACGACGGCTACATCACCGACAGTCTGGGGTGGGTCTACTACAAGCAGGGGCAATACGACAAGGCGGTGCACTACCTCCTGGAAGCCGCACGCCTGGTGCCCGATGACCCCGTCATCCTGGAGCACCTCGGGGATGCCTACCGCAAACTCGATGACCGTCCGAATGCCTTGAAATACTACCGGCGCGCCCTGGAAAAAAAGGATAAGGATTCGGACACCGCCGATCTGGAGCAGAAGATCCGCAGTCTCGGCGGGGACCCCGCTCCCTGA
- a CDS encoding RNA polymerase factor sigma-32, which yields MSVATKAKPPSGLANPDAAVKKNAPKKPAAAGSKAKAAGSGGAENNALVKFDPLQLYLTEISNYKLLTREEERELAIRVREDEDKEAAYMLVTANLRLVVKIALEFQRVWMQNLLDLIQEGNIGLMQAVKKFDPYKNVKFSYYASFWIKAYILKFIMDNWRLVKIGTTQGQRKLFFKLKKEKQKLIDQGFDPKPKLLSERLGVSEREIVEMDQRLDAWDVSLDAPLKDDSDTERIEFLSTAAESAEDQMAKKEMEGLLHAKVAEFRKRMTPRELEIFDLRIFSDSPVTLQEIGDRYGISRERVRQVEKNIIKKMKEFFKREIPDFEAYSDEEGSD from the coding sequence ATGAGTGTTGCAACTAAAGCTAAGCCTCCGTCCGGCCTCGCCAATCCGGATGCCGCGGTCAAAAAGAACGCCCCCAAAAAGCCGGCTGCAGCCGGGTCCAAGGCCAAGGCCGCGGGCAGCGGCGGGGCGGAAAACAACGCCCTGGTCAAATTCGACCCCCTGCAGCTCTACCTGACCGAAATCAGCAACTATAAACTGCTCACCCGGGAGGAGGAAAGAGAGCTGGCGATTCGGGTTCGCGAAGACGAAGACAAGGAAGCGGCTTACATGCTGGTCACCGCCAACCTGCGCCTGGTGGTCAAGATCGCCCTGGAATTCCAGCGGGTTTGGATGCAGAACCTGCTGGACCTCATTCAGGAGGGCAATATCGGCCTGATGCAGGCCGTCAAGAAATTCGACCCTTACAAAAATGTCAAGTTTTCCTACTATGCCTCTTTCTGGATCAAGGCCTATATCCTCAAGTTCATCATGGACAACTGGCGTCTGGTGAAAATCGGCACCACCCAGGGGCAGCGCAAGCTGTTTTTCAAGCTCAAAAAGGAAAAGCAGAAGCTCATCGACCAGGGCTTCGACCCCAAGCCCAAGCTGCTATCGGAGCGGCTCGGGGTGTCCGAGCGTGAAATCGTGGAGATGGACCAGCGTCTGGACGCCTGGGATGTTTCCCTTGACGCGCCCCTGAAAGACGATTCGGATACCGAGCGGATCGAGTTTCTCAGCACCGCCGCCGAATCGGCCGAGGACCAGATGGCCAAAAAGGAGATGGAAGGGCTGCTGCACGCCAAGGTCGCCGAGTTTCGCAAAAGGATGACCCCGCGCGAGCTTGAGATCTTCGATCTGCGGATTTTTTCCGACAGTCCCGTCACCCTCCAGGAAATCGGCGACCGCTACGGCATTTCGCGCGAGCGCGTGCGCCAGGTGGAAAAAAATATCATCAAGAAGATGAAGGAGTTCTTCAAACGCGAAATTCCCGACTTCGAGGCCTACTCCGACGAAGAGGGATCCGACTGA